ATCATTGCTGCTTCATAGAGAGCTGTTCCACCATCATAAACAGAAGCGTTGGCATAAGGCAGGCCCATGAGTCTGGTCATGGCGGTCTGATATTCGAAAATAGCCTGCAGAGTACCTTGAGCGGCTTCAGGCTGATATGGTGTGTAGGCAGTGTAGAATTCACCGCGTGAGCTTAAAGCGTCAACGGCTGAAGGGATGAAGTGATCGTAAAAACCTGCTCCGAGAAAGCTGGTCATGTTTGTGGTGTTCTTTGCGGCGAGATGCTCAAGTCTGTCGAGGACTTCCATTTCGCTTTTGCCTTCAGGCAGGTCAAAACTTTTTGGCCTGAATTCAGCCGGGATTTCAGCAAAGAGGTCTTCCACGGTACTCACGCCGATTACTTCAAGCATCTCCCGGACTTCTTCCGGGGAATGAGGAACGTAAGGCATTTCTTGTCCTCCGTAAAAGTTGCTTCGATAAAAATGCTGCTTATATTGTTCTATAATATTGTGGCAGCCCTGAAACACTACTTCCCCGTCTACCATCAGGCGGGCGGGGAAGGTTATATCTTACTATATTTGTTGATTAAAGCTTCTAGTGAGCTTCCTCTTCAACAAGCTTTTCGTATGCTGCAGCGTCAAGGAGAGCGGAGGTATCTCCGGTTACTTTGACTTTAAGCATCCAGCCTGCATTGTAGGGATCTTCATTAACTTTTTCAGGAGCATCTTCAAGCTCGGGGTTAACCTCGATAACTTCCATTGCAACCGGAGCGTAAAGCTCACTTGCAGCTTTAACAGATTCGATAGAGCCGCATTCGTCGCCTTCTTCAAAAGTATCGCCTTCCTGAGGAAGTTCGATAAAAGTAAGGTCGCCAAGCTGTTCCTGAGCAAACTGTGTGATGCCGATTGTTGCGGTTTCTCCGTCCAGTTTGAGCCATTCGTGAGATTTCGCATAAAGAAGTTCTTTAGGGATCATGTCGCCTCCTGTGCAAAAAAGGATATTAATTTTTTGTTTTTTTGTAAAAAATCGTATTTAAAAGCTGCATCCTGATAGCATCCATTTACAATAAAAAAAAGCCTTCAGAGCATCACTTTTTTGATTACTTTTTATGATTATCAGAAAATTTTAAATGATGAAATTTTTTTATCTCCTTTTGATCTTTTGTGCGAGTGTTACGCAGGGTTGTGTTTTGGCGAAAAAAGGCATACGCAATTGATTAATTTTTAGGAAGTGATTTAGTATGAAAACTGAATTGGAAGCCATTTTGACCGTGTGGGACTGCAAAAGAGATGACATTCGACCCGTTACAAGGATCAATTGAAGTTTTAGCTGTTGAGGTTGCCGGGGTTAGCTGGAAACTTGAGCGTACCTCCGATCTTGAAACTTTATGGAATGAAATCGGTGAGAACGATTTTGGAGAAGACGAGAGGCTTCCATACTGGGCCGAATTATGGCCTGCAAGCGTTCTGCTTGGAGAATGGCTTGTTGCCCGGGCTGAAGACCTGAAAGGCTCTAAATGCCTTGACCTCGGCTGCGGACTGGGGCTTACGGCTGTTATTGCTTCCGGGCTTGGAGCTGATGTTGTCGCTTTTGATTATGAATTTGCTCCGCTGCATTTTGCCAGAAGAAATGCTTTTAAAAACAATGTCCCCCAGCCGCTGTGGATGCAGATGGACTGGCGTGAACATGCGCTAAAACCCGGATCCGTAGACTTTATATGGGGCGGGGATATATTATATGAAAAAAGATTTTTCGATCCGCTGGAAAGACTTTTCCGCCATGCTTTAAAGCCCGGTGGTAAAATCTGGATGGCAGAGCCCAGAAGGGATGTTTCGGCATCCGTCTGGGGAAGGCTTGAATCTCTCGGCTGGAATACAGCCCTGCCGCTGACAGCCAAGGCTGCCTGTTGCGGTGCCGAGATGACAGTCAATATTCGTGAAGTGACAAAGGATTAAACACTCGACCCGGAGGTTTAAATGGGAAAGACGATTCGATTTGGAGTATCCCTTGACTCCGAACTGCTGGACAAGTTCGATAAACTTTGCGGTGAAAAAAGTTACCAGACAAGATCAGAGGCCATACGTGATCTGATCAGAAATATGCTGGTTGAAAAAGAGTGGGATGAATCAGATGGTGAAATGGCCGGAACACTTTCTCTGGTCTATGATCATCACCAGAGCGGGCTGTCCCAGCGCCTGACGGAGCTGCAGCACGACGCTCACCACCTGATAATGTCCACACTCCATGTGCATCTGGACCACGACAACTGTCTTGAAGTTATGGTCCTCAAAGGAAATGGTAAAGATATCAAGGAACTTGCTCACAGATTGATTTCCACAAAGGGAGTCAAGCACGGTAAACTGGGTTTGACCACTACCGGTGACGGGCTGGTATAGCTCCTGATTCTGCTTTTTAAATTATTACAGGTGTCGACTTATTAATCGGCACCTGTATCTTTTCTGTTTTCGGTGTATATTCTAGAAAATTGCCCGGAACTGAAATGGTGAGAAATGGAAGATATTCAAAATACTGCCGCAAAAGTGGCAATGCCCATCGACAGAGTCGGAGTTCGTGATCTGACTCTTCCCCTGATTGTCAGAGACCGTAAAGCAGGTTCGCAACATACCATGGCGCGGGTTGAACTTTCGGTTGACCTGCCGGCCCATTTTAAAGGCACCCACATGAGCCGTTTTATTGAAGCTCTCGGTGACTGGTCCGAGGGACTTGATTACGACGCCTTTAAAAATCTGCTTTCTGATATCATTGTAAGGCTTGAGGCCCGCAGGGCGCACGCAAAACTGTCATTCCCGTTTTGTCTCAGGAAAACATCTCCGGTGAGCGGAAGGTCTTCGATAATGAGCTATGAATGCTCTGTTGAGGGCGAGCTTGAAAACGGAGAACTGCGTTTTACTCTGGGAGTGAAAGTGCCTGTAATGACTGTATGCCCATGCTCAAAAGCCATAAGTGACGAGGGTGCGCACAGTCAGAGGGCTATTATTCATATAAAATCAATGTTCAAAGGATTTGTATGGATAGAAGACCTTATTGAAATTGCCGAGGCTTCCGGATCTTCTCCTGTTTATTCACTGCTTAAACGCGAAGATGAAAAACATGTGACTGAGGAGTCCTTTTCAAAACCGACTTTTGTTGAAGACGTTGTACGCAATGTCGCAGATGGCCTGGAGAAGATGTCCAAAATTAAATGGTATAAAGTGGATGTTGAAAGTTTTGAATCCATTCACAACCATTGCGCTTTTGCAAGTATTGAAAAAGCTTGAAGTTACTAATTTAAGCCTGAAATTTTGTTTAAAATACTGATTAAATCAGCCGTTATCACATTCTCATAATGTCGATAACGGCTTTTTTATTTCATATAGAATAATATTTTTAATGCAGGTCCAGAAGTTCATCCTCTATTTACAGTTGTGATGAATGTTCAGTGGCGTATATAGCGGTCGTAGAATTATTACGGCAGTTGTTCACTGAAAAGAGGATTTGTCTTAGTGCAGAATGAGCCTTCTTTGAGCAGATCGGCTATCGATATTTTATCAAGAGCTTCATACATGGCCTGACTTGCTTTGACCCAGACTTCCCTTGTGGGGCATTGCTCAATACGCTGGCACTGAGTATCGTTTTCCAGACATTCAACAAGACCGGCTTCGCCTTCCAGACTACGCA
The nucleotide sequence above comes from Maridesulfovibrio bastinii DSM 16055. Encoded proteins:
- the folE2 gene encoding GTP cyclohydrolase FolE2, whose product is MEDIQNTAAKVAMPIDRVGVRDLTLPLIVRDRKAGSQHTMARVELSVDLPAHFKGTHMSRFIEALGDWSEGLDYDAFKNLLSDIIVRLEARRAHAKLSFPFCLRKTSPVSGRSSIMSYECSVEGELENGELRFTLGVKVPVMTVCPCSKAISDEGAHSQRAIIHIKSMFKGFVWIEDLIEIAEASGSSPVYSLLKREDEKHVTEESFSKPTFVEDVVRNVADGLEKMSKIKWYKVDVESFESIHNHCAFASIEKA
- a CDS encoding class I SAM-dependent methyltransferase, giving the protein MTFDPLQGSIEVLAVEVAGVSWKLERTSDLETLWNEIGENDFGEDERLPYWAELWPASVLLGEWLVARAEDLKGSKCLDLGCGLGLTAVIASGLGADVVAFDYEFAPLHFARRNAFKNNVPQPLWMQMDWREHALKPGSVDFIWGGDILYEKRFFDPLERLFRHALKPGGKIWMAEPRRDVSASVWGRLESLGWNTALPLTAKAACCGAEMTVNIREVTKD
- the gcvH gene encoding glycine cleavage system protein GcvH, which gives rise to MIPKELLYAKSHEWLKLDGETATIGITQFAQEQLGDLTFIELPQEGDTFEEGDECGSIESVKAASELYAPVAMEVIEVNPELEDAPEKVNEDPYNAGWMLKVKVTGDTSALLDAAAYEKLVEEEAH
- the nikR gene encoding nickel-responsive transcriptional regulator NikR; translated protein: MGKTIRFGVSLDSELLDKFDKLCGEKSYQTRSEAIRDLIRNMLVEKEWDESDGEMAGTLSLVYDHHQSGLSQRLTELQHDAHHLIMSTLHVHLDHDNCLEVMVLKGNGKDIKELAHRLISTKGVKHGKLGLTTTGDGLV